A genome region from Arachis duranensis cultivar V14167 chromosome 8, aradu.V14167.gnm2.J7QH, whole genome shotgun sequence includes the following:
- the LOC127741097 gene encoding uncharacterized protein LOC127741097 produces the protein MAEMEAVKAKRKGTSSLSHEDANLESVNELQSPPRIRTRGRPKNRLGSKLEKQIANATKKKKTKVLSEINLFDAASAAHSSSSQYQGQVINYQFRVPAAGDNSLGV, from the exons ATGGCCGAGATGGAAGCAGtaaaagccaaaaggaaggggacatcctctttatcccacgaagacgccaacttggaatccgttaacgagcttcaaagcccgccaaggattcgaacaagaggacgtccaaaaaacaggctaggttcaaagctggagaaacagattgcaaatgccacaaagaagaagaagacaaaagTTTTAAGCGAG ATAAACCtgtttgatgctgcatcagcggCGCATTCAAGTAGCAGCCAATACCAGGGACAAGTTATAAATTATCAGTTCAGGGTACCAGCAGCAGGGGATAACTCTTTGGGTGTATAA
- the LOC107462951 gene encoding uncharacterized protein LOC107462951 isoform X2, with amino-acid sequence MMESAETGECLWMVTDDYIFGIRVEKLEKLGKNEDRDWKSHLEQAPFDFCLNLPESSMPDHFIFDSKFFLVGKQTESGTKIYQISYVGGNTLGISEAVETGAIPPLPTEDFLFLANIKDEVYLLELGAVPLLGRKTRLWVLCPNPRPPNWHSAPDPPTEVNSDYCNFPLCFVLNDKFFLHRLSAPGIAYLYDPQPKAWIKLERTSFDPGYALFLRVPSLGDVGDGSVVLTWKVKGLIRGVKYDIQALLVDNNDYCILRHQDLDELCEAIQPSFFDDFSSNLNLVDLGNNKVCVTISGLAEGIPSFCILVVELGLVQEEQQQRFLSVRVLVNRVFDTRPYFLGDRVQVLDTSFLFSLRKGMPRKHPYSKDCISPRKEPKLAGGTNPSNPTTAFEQE; translated from the exons ATGATGGAGTCGGCGGAAACAGGAGAATGCCTGTGGATGGTGACAGACGACTACATCTTTGGCATCCGCGTTGAGAAGTTAGAAAAATTGGGGAAGAATGAGGATAGGGATTGGAAATCCCATCTTGAGCAGGCTCCGTTTGATTTCTGTTTGAATCTTCCAGAGTCCAGCATGCCGGATCACTTTATCTTCGACTCGAAATTTTTCTTAGTCGGTAAGCAAACCGAGTCTGGCACCAAGATCTACCAAATCTCCTATGTCGGTGGCAACACGTTGGGCATATCTGAGGCAGTAGAGACGGGCGCAATCCCTCCGCTACCGACCGAAGACTTCCTTTTCCTTGCAAACATTAAAGATGAGGTTTACTTGTTGGAGCTTGGTGCGGTACCACTGTTAGGAAGAAAGACGAGGTTATGGGTTTTATGTCCCAATCCCCGTCCCCCGAACTGGCATTCCGCGCCCGATCCTCCAACCGAAGTCAACTCTGATTATTGTAATTTTCCTCTTTGTTTTGTGCTAAATGATAAATTCTTTTTGCATCGCCTGTCCGCACCAGGAATTGCATATCTCTACGATCCCCAACCTAAAGCATGGATTAAACTGGAGCGCACATCTTTTGATCCTGGTTATGCTCTTTTCCTGCGTGTGCCGTCCCTTGGGGATGTAGGCGATGGCAGTGTGGTGCTGACATGGAAAGTGAAGGGTCTTATACGTGGTGTGAAATATGACATACAGGCTTTGCTGGTGGATAATAACGATTATTGCATTCTTCGCCATCAAGACCTTGATGAGTTGTGTGAGGCGATCCAACCATCCTTCTTTGATGATTTTTCCTCCAATCTCAACTTGGTTGACCTTGGCAACAACAAAGTATGTGTTACCATCTCTGGTCTCGCAGAAGGCATTCCATCCTTTTGCATTTTAGTAGTTGAATTAGGGTTGGTACAAGAGGAGCAGCAGCAAAGGTTCTTATCTGTGCGTGTACTCGTGAATCGAGTCTTCGATACGAGGCCTTATTTCTTAGGTGACCGCGTTCAAGTGCTCGACACctcctttcttttctccctCAGAAAGGGAATGCCTCGCAAACATCCATATTCCAAAG ATTGCATCTCTCCAAGGAAAGAGCCCAAGCTAGCTGGTGGGACGAATCCAAGCAACCCAACAACAGCATTCGAACAAGAATGA
- the LOC127741095 gene encoding protein FAR-RED IMPAIRED RESPONSE 1-like — MKEKNPNFFFELQLEEDQSIKLAFWADARSRAACEYFGDVISFDTTYNTNRYNLVCGSFVGVNHHGQSTLLGCSLMKNEEIESFKWLFQCWLRCMGGNAPKGFLTDQCASMKRALEACMPTTVHRWCIWHIMKKIPSKLNGYKAHADIEQQMSHVVWNSHSKDSFDRNWNDFLVNFGLADNKWLSGNVFLNSAAEV, encoded by the exons atgaaagagaagaatccgAATTTCTTTTTCGAGCTCCAACTCGAGGAGGATCAATCGATTAAGCTCGCCTTTTGGGCCGACGCAAGAAGCAGAGCGGCCTGTGAGTATTTCGGAGACGTCATTTCATtcgacaccacctacaatacaaacag gtataatttggtctgtggttcttttgtcggggtgaatcaccacggccagtcaacacttctcggatgctctttgatgaagaacgaagaaattgaatcattcaaatggttatttcaatgctggcttcgttgcatgggaggaaacgctccgaaagggtttctcaccgatcagtgcgcatcaatgaaaagggctttagaggcctgtatgccaacaacagttcaccgctggtgtatttggcacatcatgaagaagattccaagcaaattaaacgggtACAAGGCACACGCCGATATCGAACAACAAATGAGccatgttgtttggaactctcacAGCAAAGACTCATTCGATAGGAATTGGAACGATTTTCTGGTGAATTTTGGTCTTGCCGACAACAAGTGGCTCTCAggtaatgtgtttttaaattctgcagcagaggtgtaa